A single region of the Gasterosteus aculeatus chromosome 1, fGasAcu3.hap1.1, whole genome shotgun sequence genome encodes:
- the LOC120827460 gene encoding extracellular calcium-sensing receptor-like — MDGDYVVGGVFSIHYYTYTVKNNYTTMPDPIRCSGSINSRELRFSRTMIFAIEEINNSTKLLPGIKLGYQIYDSCASVPVAVHVAFELLSGLDSVFYAGDNCTQSGKVMAVVGESGSTPSISMSRIIGPFNIPLVSHFATCACLSDKQQYPSFFRTIPSDQFQADALVKLVKHFGWTWIGAIRSDSDYGNSGMGSFLDAAHKEGICVEYSESFYRTNPRSRIQRVADIIRRSTALVIVAFTTPGDFRILLEELSLKPSPPRQWIGSESWVTDPSMLKFRFCAGAIGFGIERSVIPGLRDFLLDLPPSEVSASPVLTEFWEEQFNCRLEKRSATDKNVCDGTEDINKIHSPYTDTSQLRITNMVYKAVYAIAHAIHNAVCQETHYITQCNKLTSIEIEQVLTRLKHVNISQNGYEVSFDVNGDPVATYELVNWQNTETGSIELVTVGHYDASLPAGQELRVNKSLTWVEGGTQVPVSVCTVSCPAGTRKVLQKGKPICCFDCIPCPEGEISNATDSSHCFTCLEEFWPNAKRNNCLPKPVEFLSFNEGLGIILCVFSVGGACLAVLTAAVLHRHRTSPIVRANNSELSFLLLFSLTLCFLCSLTFIGAPSDWSCMLRHTAFGITFVLCMSCVLGKTIVVLMAFKATLPGRDVMKWFGPPQQRMTVVSFTFIQVVICTLWLVLSPPFPRKNLTTYKEKIILECALGSTIGFWAVLGYIGLLAVFCFVLAVLARKLPDSFNEAKLITFSMLIFCAVWVTFIPAYVSSPGKFTVAVEIFAILASSFGLMLCIFAPKCFIILFQPEKNTKKYLMNKT; from the exons ATGGATGGTGACTACGTTGTTGGTGGTGTTTTCTCCATACACTACTACACATACACAGTGAAAAATAACTACACCACCATGCCTGATCCAATAAGATGCTCAGGGAG catCAACTCCCGTGAACTGCGTTTCTCGCGCACTATGATCTTTGCCATCGAGGAGATCAACAACAGCACGAAACTGCTGCCGGGCATCAAACTCGGTTATCAGATCTACGACTCATGCGCGTCTGTGCCTGTTGCTGTGCACGTGGCATTCGAGCTTCTAAGCGGTCTGGACTCAGTGTTTTACGCCGGGGACAATTGCACTCAGTCGGGTAAAGTGATGGCCGTCGTCGGTGAGTCCGGGTCCACGCCATCCATCAGCATGTCGCGCATCATTGGGCCCTTTAATATTCCGCTG GTTAGTCACTTTGCCACCTGTGCATGCCTGTCTGATAAGCAACAGTACCCCAGTTTCTTCAGAACCATTCCGAGTGACCAGTTCCAGGCTGACGCGCTGGTAAAGCTGGTCAAACACTTTGGTTGGACTTGGATAGGTGCTATCCGGTCGGATTCCGATTATGGGAACAGTGGCATGGGGTCTTTCCTGGACGCAGCGCACAAAGAGGGGATCTGTGTGGAATATTCTGAATCTTTCTATCGGACCAACCCGCGAAGCAGGATCCAGAGAGTAGCTGACATCATCCGCAG GTCGACAGCTTTGGTAATCGTGGCATTTACAACACCTGGAGACTTTAGGattctgctggaggagctgtcgCTGAAGCCCTCTCCACCTCGCCAGTGGATAGGCAGCGAGTCCTGGGTAACTGACCCATCCATGCTGAAGTTCCGTTTCTGCGCTGGAGCAATCGGATTTGGCATTGAGCGATCTGTCATCCCAGGTCTGAGAGACTTCCTGCTGGATCTCCCTCCATCTGAAGTGTCTGCCTCTCCGGTGCTGACTGAGTTCTGGGAGGAACAATTCAACTGCAGGCTGGAAAAAA GATCAGCTACGGACAAGAATGTGTGTGATGGAACTGAAGACATAAACAAAATCCACAGCCCGTACACTGACACATCTCAGCTTCGAATCACTAACATGGTGTACAAGGCTGTTTATGCTATAGCACATGCCATTCATAACGCAGTGTGTCAGGAAACACATTATATAACCCAGTGCAACAAACTCACCAGCATAGAGATCGAacag GTTCTTACACGACTGAAACATGtgaatatttcacaaaatgGTTACGAAGTGTCATTTGACGTCAACGGGGATCCTGTGGCCACGTACGAACTGGTGAACTGGCAAAACACTGAGACTGGCAGCATTGAGTTGGTGACAGTAGGACACTACGATGCGTCACTGCCTGCGGGCCAGGAGCTCCGTGTCAACAAAAGCCTCACCTGGGTGGAAGGTGGTACACAA GTGCCTGTGTCAGTGTGCACCGTCAGCTGTCCTGCAGGAACTCGTAAAGTGCTGCAGAAAGGAAAACCCATCTGCTGTTTTGATTGTATACCCTGTCCTGAGGGAGAGATCAGCAATGCCACAG aTTCCTCTCATTGCTTCACTTGCCTCGAGGAATTCTGGCCTAATGCAAAGAGAAACAATTGTCTCCCAAAGCCTGTAGAGTTTCTTTCCTTCAACGAGGGCCTTGGGATCATCCTGTGTGTATTCTCAGTTGGAGGTGCCTGTCTTGCCGTCCTAACAGCGGCTGTGTTGCACCGTCATAGGACATCCCCGATTGTCAGGGCCAACAACTCTGAGCTgagcttcctgctgctcttctctctgactCTGTGTTTCTTGTGCTCATTAACTTTCATTGGAGCCCCCTCTGACTGGTCCTGCATGCTGCGCCACACAGCATTTGGGATCACCTTCGTCCTCTGTATGTCTTGTGTTCTTGGAAAAACGATAGTCGTGTTAATGGCGTTCAAAGCCACTCTCCCAGGTCGTGATGTCATGAAATGGTTTGGTCCTCCACAGCAAAGAATGACCGTAGTGTCTTTTACCTTCATTCAAGTCGTAATATGTACCCTTTGGTTGGTTCTTAGTCCTCCTTTTCCAAGGAAAAACCTAACCACGTACAAGGAGAAAATCATCCTGGAGTGTGCACTGGGCTCAACTATTGGGTTCTGGGCGGTGCTCGGGTACATCGGCCTGCTGGCTGTCTTTTGCTTTGTGCTAGCTGTCCTAGCCCGGAAACTACCTGATAGTTTTAATGAAGCCAAGCTGATCACGTTCAGCATGCTGATATTCTGTGCAGTCTGGGTCACTTTTATCCCAGCATATGTCAGCTCTCCTGGTAAATTTACTGTGGCTGTGGAGATATTTGCCATTCTGGCCTCCAGTTTTGGACTCATGTTGTGTATTTTTGCACCAAAGTGTTTCATCATATTGTTTCAGccggagaaaaacacaaagaaatatttaatgaacaaaacttAA